From Sphingobacterium sp. lm-10, the proteins below share one genomic window:
- a CDS encoding glutathione peroxidase yields the protein MLQMLLIFTMLIPSSSVYDYSIKTIDGKEVKLSDFKGKTLVLVNTASKCGFTKQYKDLQALHEQHGDQLVIIGFPSDNFGGQELDENEDIQAFCEENYGVTFILSEKVDVKGDKATPLFKYLTSAPNSDFTGDIKWNFEKFVINPNGQLVHRFRSAVSPSDQEFLTTVLPK from the coding sequence ATGTTACAGATGTTATTGATTTTTACGATGCTTATTCCGTCGTCCAGTGTGTACGATTATAGCATAAAGACTATTGACGGTAAGGAAGTTAAACTTTCTGATTTCAAAGGTAAGACATTAGTGTTGGTAAATACAGCCTCTAAATGTGGGTTTACTAAACAATACAAAGATTTACAGGCTCTGCATGAGCAGCATGGTGATCAATTAGTTATTATTGGCTTCCCTTCGGATAACTTTGGCGGGCAGGAATTGGATGAAAATGAAGACATTCAAGCCTTTTGCGAAGAAAACTATGGAGTTACCTTTATTTTGTCGGAAAAGGTTGATGTAAAAGGGGACAAAGCAACACCATTGTTTAAATACCTGACGTCTGCTCCGAATTCAGATTTTACTGGTGATATTAAATGGAACTTTGAAAAGTTCGTTATTAATCCAAATGGTCAGTTGGTACATCGTTTTAGATCTGCCGTATCACCTTCAGATCAAGAATTTCTGACAACTGTGTTACCTAAGTAA
- a CDS encoding TetR/AcrR family transcriptional regulator: protein MAKQQRKTYRGVKNDKERTMGKLVMAVGSVLEEKGYTGLTIANISRRAGVDRKLVTLYFGSVENLVETYIKDKDYWVAATVGAMEYFGQSPKEGSKGFLESLLTNQMKEFAKNQEMQKVVLWQISEKSDIMSKVTQEREKMSALFFAFADREIGPDKLDLRAISSILVAGIYYLVLHSKNTDSLFCEIDLTTEDGMKRIEDAVKLILKWTYDSVDITPPTA, encoded by the coding sequence ATGGCTAAACAACAAAGAAAAACTTACCGCGGCGTAAAAAACGATAAAGAGCGGACAATGGGAAAGCTCGTCATGGCTGTCGGGTCAGTTCTAGAAGAAAAAGGCTATACCGGATTGACCATCGCTAATATCTCTAGAAGAGCTGGCGTGGATCGTAAACTCGTAACCCTGTATTTTGGATCGGTTGAGAACCTCGTAGAAACGTATATCAAAGACAAAGATTACTGGGTAGCCGCTACTGTAGGTGCCATGGAATACTTTGGACAGTCTCCTAAAGAGGGATCCAAGGGTTTTCTCGAGTCTTTGCTGACGAATCAAATGAAGGAGTTTGCGAAAAATCAGGAGATGCAAAAAGTAGTTTTATGGCAGATCAGTGAAAAAAGTGACATCATGTCTAAAGTTACGCAAGAGCGAGAAAAAATGAGCGCTTTGTTCTTTGCTTTTGCAGATCGAGAAATCGGGCCTGATAAATTAGATCTTCGAGCAATCTCCAGTATACTGGTTGCCGGGATATATTATCTGGTACTACACTCTAAAAATACAGATAGCCTATTTTGTGAGATTGATTTAACAACGGAGGATGGTATGAAGCGTATTGAAGACGCCGTTAAACTAATCCTTAAATGGACGTACGACAGTGTAGACATCACGCCGCCAACAGCATAG
- a CDS encoding aminotransferase class I/II-fold pyridoxal phosphate-dependent enzyme yields MNTINFETATFKEFENIPNLDLAATAKIFKDFTDYMETNEQMNFRFITQGSGPVVTVTSPFLKEPTSCVSLVSNDYLNFTQHPKIKQAAIDGITKYGTGAGASPLIGGHHEYHVMLENKLSSFFGKPLGSSIVFTTGYTTNSSTLLALLKPEDCAIVDMEVHASVYEGLLNTTTKRFPHNSMVHLERALAEAKQTHRTRLVIIDGVYSQNGDLAKLDEIKALVKSYGAYLMVDDAHGIGVLGKTGRGAIEVFDALQDVDIISGTLSKAFGHIGGFIIASSDIINYLRYQSRQQVFSSTSTPATYGLLKAIDLIDEEPHWRAQLSDNVTYFRNGLQTLGVDIGDTASPIIPIKIGDPHRTATIAKLLLNAGVYANCIVYPGVAKKDARIRTSLMATHTKAHLDHTLNALEDIGKKISLKKLR; encoded by the coding sequence ATGAACACAATTAATTTTGAAACTGCCACCTTCAAGGAATTTGAAAACATTCCAAACCTTGATCTAGCCGCTACTGCAAAGATTTTCAAAGATTTTACAGACTATATGGAGACTAATGAGCAGATGAATTTCCGCTTTATTACCCAAGGATCCGGACCGGTGGTAACTGTAACCTCACCTTTTTTAAAAGAGCCGACTTCCTGTGTTAGTCTTGTATCCAATGATTATCTGAATTTTACACAGCATCCAAAAATAAAACAGGCCGCTATCGATGGCATCACGAAGTACGGCACAGGTGCTGGTGCATCACCATTGATCGGTGGGCATCATGAGTATCATGTGATGCTGGAGAATAAACTTTCTTCTTTTTTCGGAAAACCCTTAGGTAGCAGTATCGTCTTTACTACGGGATACACAACCAACAGTTCAACATTATTAGCACTATTAAAACCGGAAGATTGTGCGATAGTAGATATGGAAGTACACGCTAGTGTTTATGAGGGGCTCCTAAATACAACGACCAAACGGTTTCCACATAACAGTATGGTACATTTAGAACGTGCATTAGCAGAAGCCAAACAAACGCACCGTACGCGCCTCGTCATTATTGATGGTGTATATTCACAGAATGGAGACTTAGCTAAATTAGATGAGATCAAGGCCTTGGTAAAATCTTATGGCGCATACTTAATGGTGGATGACGCACACGGTATTGGTGTATTAGGCAAGACAGGACGCGGGGCGATTGAAGTTTTCGATGCTTTGCAGGATGTAGACATCATTTCAGGCACATTGAGCAAAGCTTTCGGTCATATTGGTGGATTTATAATTGCATCATCAGATATAATTAATTATTTGCGTTACCAGTCAAGGCAGCAAGTATTTTCATCTACATCAACCCCAGCTACTTATGGTTTACTGAAGGCAATCGATTTGATAGATGAAGAACCACACTGGCGTGCGCAACTATCCGACAACGTGACTTACTTCCGAAATGGACTACAAACCTTGGGGGTAGATATTGGCGATACCGCATCACCAATCATTCCGATCAAGATTGGAGATCCACATCGCACCGCTACTATCGCTAAATTACTGCTAAACGCAGGGGTGTATGCCAACTGCATTGTTTATCCCGGCGTAGCGAAAAAAGACGCTAGAATTCGCACAAGCTTGATGGCGACACATACAAAAGCACATCTGGATCATACTTTAAATGCTTTAGAAGACATAGGAAAGAAAATTAGCTTAAAAAAATTACGCTAA